GTCAAACTCAGCGTACACAATTCATTGAGCTTTCTTACGTGAACGCGCGGGGCACTATGCTGCCGCCTGAATCCGGCCCCGGGCTACGCACAAACATCAATCAAGGCGCCCGATTATCGATAGTATCCGGCAAAAATCTGTGCCTTGGTACTCGTCGCGCCGCTGGCAAGATTCACTCCGCGGTACGGCGGGTCGGTATCATAGCCGGGCCGGGTTCCGCGCGGGCGAGAACGTGTCTCAACCCGGCGCTCTCTTCACCGGATGAACGCTGATGCGCTGGTGCTTCTTGTGCGGTTGGGTCGTGGCGCTGCTGTTCACCGCCGCGCCCGCGTGTCGTGGTGCGGAGCCGGCGCCGCGACCGAACGTCCTGCTCGTACTCGCCGACGACCTGGGGTACTCCGATCTGGGGTGCTACGGCGGGGAGATCGCGACACCGAACTTAGACGCGCTGGCCAAGAACGGGCTCCGTTTCCGCCAGTTCTACAACGGTACCCGGTGCTGTCCGAGCCGGGCGAGCCTGCTCACCGGCCTGTACCCGCACCAGGCCGGCGTCGGAGACATGAACACGCAGACCGCGGCCCCCGGGTACCGCGGGTTCCCCCAACCGAACACCGTCACCATCGCCGAGGTGCTGAAATCGGCCGGGTACCACACGTCGATGGTCGGCAAGTGGCACCTGAGCGCCGGACCGAAGACCCCGCGCCCAACCGACCGCGGGTTCGACGAGTTCTACGGGATGATCGGTGGGTTCAACTCGTGCTTCCGGGAAGACCCGTTCTACACCCGCCTGCCCGCCGACCGGACCAAGCGCGTGTACCCGAAGGACGGGTTCTACAGCTCGGACGCATTCGGCGACTACGCGCTCGATTTCCTCGCCGAAGCGCGACGGCAGAAGAAGCCGTTCTTCCAGTATTTGGCGTTCAACGCCCCGCACCTCCCACTGCACGCGAAGCCCGAGGACATCAAAGCATATGCCGATGCGTACACGAAGGGGTGGGACAAGATACGCGAGGCGCGCTTGGCGAAGCAGATCGAACTCGGGCTGTTCCCCAAAGGCACCCCGCTGAGCCCGCGGTCCGGGTACCGGACCCGGCGCGACTTCGCCCAGAGCGGGGAGAACCCAGTCTGGGCCGCGCTCGACGCCGACCGTCAGGCGGACCTGGCCCGACGGATGGCGGTGTTCGCGGCGATGGTGGCGTGCATGGACCGCAACATCGGGCGCGTGGTGGACGACCTGAAGAAGAGCGGCGAACTCGACAACACGCTGATCCTGTTCCTGAGCGACAACGGCGCGTGCGCCGAGTGGGATCCGTTCGGGTTCGACGGGAGCAGCGGGCCGAAGAACACGCTGCACAAGGGCGACGCGCTGGCCGCGATGGGCGGGCCGGAAACGTACCACAGCTACGGGAGCGGGTGGGCGAACGCCGGGAACGCCCCGTTCCGCCTGTACAAGCACTACTGCCACGAAGGGGGCATCCGCACCCCGTTCATCGCCCACTGGCCGAACGGGATCCGCGCGAGGGGCGAGTTCCGCGACCAGCCCGGCCACCTGATCGACGTGATGACGACGTGCGCGGACCTGAGCGGGGCAAAGTACCCGGCGACGGTCAGAAATACCGCGATCACCCCGATGGAAGGAACCAGCCTGGCCCCGGCGTTCGCGAACAAACCGCTCGAACGCGAACAACTGGCGTGGGAGCACGAACGGAGCCGGGCGATCCGCGTCGGGGATCTGAAACTGGTGGCGAAGGCCGGCGGCGCGTGGGAACTGTACGATTTGAAGGCCGACCCGGTAGAACTCACCGACCTGGCGCCGAAGGTCCCCGACAAGGTGAAGGAACTGGCGGCCAAGTGGGAAACTTGGGCGAAGCGGTGCCAGGTGCTGCCGTATCCGGAGGACAAGAAATGAATCGGGCGCTCGTTCAAGCGCTGGGACTGGGGTTGTTACTCGGGCTCGCGCCTACAGCGACCGGGGCCGACAAGCCGAACGTCGTCGTCATCCTGTGCGACGACATGGGGTTCTCCGACCTCGGGTGCTACGGCGGGGAGATCGCCACCCCGAACCTGGACGCGCTGGCGGCGAACGGGGTGCGGTTCACGCAGTTCTACAACGCGGCCCGGTGCTGCCCCACGCGGGCCAGCCTGCTCACCGGCCTGTACCCGCACCAGGCCGGCATCGGGCACATGATGGACGATAAGGGGAAGCCCGGTTACACGGGCAACCTGAACGCCGCGTGCCGCACCATCGCCGAAGTGCTGAAGCCGGCCGGGTACCGCAGCTACGCGGTCGGCAAGTGGCACGTCACCCGGTTCGCCGGGGCCGACGGGCCGAAAACGAACTGGCCTCTCTCGCGCGGATTCGACCGGTTCTACGGCACCATCCACGGGGCCGGGAGTTACTACGACCCGTCGTCCCTGGTCCGCGACACCACCATGATCTCCCCG
This region of Gemmata massiliana genomic DNA includes:
- a CDS encoding arylsulfatase, which produces MRWCFLCGWVVALLFTAAPACRGAEPAPRPNVLLVLADDLGYSDLGCYGGEIATPNLDALAKNGLRFRQFYNGTRCCPSRASLLTGLYPHQAGVGDMNTQTAAPGYRGFPQPNTVTIAEVLKSAGYHTSMVGKWHLSAGPKTPRPTDRGFDEFYGMIGGFNSCFREDPFYTRLPADRTKRVYPKDGFYSSDAFGDYALDFLAEARRQKKPFFQYLAFNAPHLPLHAKPEDIKAYADAYTKGWDKIREARLAKQIELGLFPKGTPLSPRSGYRTRRDFAQSGENPVWAALDADRQADLARRMAVFAAMVACMDRNIGRVVDDLKKSGELDNTLILFLSDNGACAEWDPFGFDGSSGPKNTLHKGDALAAMGGPETYHSYGSGWANAGNAPFRLYKHYCHEGGIRTPFIAHWPNGIRARGEFRDQPGHLIDVMTTCADLSGAKYPATVRNTAITPMEGTSLAPAFANKPLEREQLAWEHERSRAIRVGDLKLVAKAGGAWELYDLKADPVELTDLAPKVPDKVKELAAKWETWAKRCQVLPYPEDKK